From Bacillus basilensis, a single genomic window includes:
- a CDS encoding C45 family peptidase — translation MYQVKGYFSSLKGSHYEIGKQQGEFVKRHPYLIPQFIQKENLISHHHWTESKNILHKYCPGINEEIEGFCEVLKIPSENMMYYYQTLLKAGCSHCAVLPKKTDLKHTYVLRNYDLSPVIDDMRFCSTHVEGAYAHSGFSTQYFGRTEGVNEHGLSVTFSACGQPVGNIAGLRKPAVSGLQCFAVIRVLLEKCKNVQEAKALIEEMPIASNINLIVADPLDAARIEIFDGYKSITTIDDDSQSFIVSTNHAVSSAIKKLNNRRLEQSTKRYSTLHELLNQNEKLSMGSLKGIVELEYPAGLTVHNYEEWFGTLHSVLSDLHDRTMNICFGSPILNNWYSLKVGGSLPFSEVNVNFENKTYTDFWREENNELIPKG, via the coding sequence GTGTATCAAGTAAAGGGTTATTTTTCATCGTTAAAAGGAAGTCATTATGAAATCGGTAAGCAACAAGGGGAATTTGTGAAACGACATCCTTATCTCATTCCACAATTTATACAGAAAGAAAACTTAATATCGCATCACCATTGGACAGAATCTAAGAATATACTACATAAATATTGTCCAGGAATAAATGAAGAGATTGAAGGGTTTTGTGAAGTGTTAAAAATTCCATCTGAAAATATGATGTATTATTATCAAACACTATTAAAAGCAGGTTGTAGCCATTGTGCTGTTTTACCTAAAAAGACAGATTTAAAGCATACTTATGTATTAAGAAACTATGATTTGTCACCAGTAATAGATGATATGCGCTTTTGTTCGACTCATGTTGAAGGTGCATATGCACATAGTGGCTTTTCCACTCAATATTTTGGTCGAACGGAAGGAGTTAACGAGCATGGATTATCTGTTACATTTTCAGCATGTGGCCAACCGGTAGGAAATATTGCGGGTTTGAGAAAGCCAGCGGTAAGTGGTTTACAATGTTTTGCAGTAATTCGAGTGTTATTGGAGAAATGCAAAAATGTGCAGGAGGCTAAGGCACTAATAGAAGAAATGCCGATTGCTAGTAATATTAATCTAATAGTAGCGGATCCTTTAGATGCAGCACGTATTGAAATATTTGACGGGTATAAATCAATAACAACGATTGATGATGACAGTCAATCTTTTATCGTATCAACAAACCATGCAGTTAGTTCAGCTATTAAAAAATTAAATAATAGGAGATTAGAACAATCTACAAAGAGATATTCCACTTTACACGAACTTTTAAATCAAAATGAAAAATTGAGCATGGGTTCTTTAAAAGGAATAGTAGAATTAGAATATCCTGCAGGTCTGACAGTGCATAATTATGAAGAGTGGTTTGGAACTTTACATTCTGTATTATCCGATTTACATGATCGCACAATGAATATTTGTTTCGGATCTCCAATTTTAAATAACTGGTATTCATTGAAAGTTGGAGGAAGTCTTCCTTTTTCTGAGGTGAATGTGAACTTTGAAAATAAAACTTATACTGATTTTTGGAGAGAAGAGAATAATGAATTGATTCCAAAGGGATAA
- a CDS encoding GNAT family N-acetyltransferase yields MGNVENFEKLLLEEPKREQLFPLFEEVFGITIQTLKDFSERGYWDDTYKALSFLQEDKAIANVAAFSLPLIINGERINAAGIQSVMTHPNFRRQGLMTELMREMIEEIDKQCECSLLFTEKPELYTSFGFKVVQEYLMTIPYDKNNNNSLLRKLDYYIEEDRQLIHETIESSQRLSNNFSTLNFHPSFYLNMYDSEWNEKLYYSEKLDALIVYEVDNEKLKLYGVFAPVIPVLDEICGEIAERFTEIEFYFSPDQLGIEDVQFTELQSSKYLMVRSDRELDLKGYKFPVLVEF; encoded by the coding sequence ATGGGGAATGTTGAAAATTTTGAAAAACTTCTATTAGAAGAACCGAAAAGAGAGCAGTTATTTCCTTTATTTGAAGAAGTGTTTGGGATTACAATTCAAACATTGAAGGATTTTTCAGAGAGAGGCTATTGGGATGATACATATAAAGCTTTATCATTTTTACAGGAAGATAAAGCTATTGCAAATGTTGCAGCATTTTCACTACCATTGATAATCAATGGTGAAAGAATAAATGCAGCGGGCATTCAATCTGTAATGACACATCCTAATTTTCGTAGACAAGGACTAATGACTGAATTAATGAGGGAAATGATTGAAGAAATTGATAAACAATGTGAATGTTCATTATTGTTTACGGAAAAACCTGAACTATATACATCATTTGGATTTAAAGTTGTACAGGAATATTTGATGACTATACCATACGATAAAAATAATAATAATTCTTTACTTAGAAAGCTAGATTATTATATTGAAGAGGATAGACAGTTGATACATGAAACTATTGAAAGTAGCCAAAGACTTTCAAATAATTTTTCAACATTAAACTTCCATCCTTCGTTTTATTTGAATATGTATGATTCGGAATGGAATGAGAAATTGTATTATTCAGAGAAACTAGATGCTCTAATTGTGTATGAAGTAGATAATGAAAAGTTGAAATTATATGGAGTGTTTGCACCAGTAATTCCAGTTTTAGATGAAATATGCGGGGAAATCGCTGAAAGATTTACAGAAATCGAATTTTACTTCTCTCCAGATCAATTAGGGATTGAGGATGTACAGTTTACAGAATTACAGTCTAGTAAGTATTTAATGGTTCGAAGTGATAGAGAGTTGGATTTGAAAGGTTATAAATTCCCAGTATTAGTAGAATTTTAA
- a CDS encoding DUF4183 domain-containing protein, whose translation MPIVKPFIAGRRFVSTAATGTAAGADLTFANTDFTDDTGAVTTFPASYAFLTLYINGVIQTGDTITGVTTTAATIVGGAVLDGGTPIAIEFTIT comes from the coding sequence ATGCCTATCGTTAAGCCTTTTATAGCTGGAAGACGATTTGTAAGTACAGCTGCTACAGGGACTGCTGCTGGAGCAGATTTAACTTTTGCTAACACAGACTTCACTGATGACACTGGTGCTGTAACAACATTCCCTGCTTCTTATGCTTTTTTAACGCTTTATATTAATGGCGTTATTCAAACAGGTGATACTATTACTGGTGTGACTACTACAGCTGCTACTATTGTAGGAGGAGCTGTCCTAGATGGAGGAACTCCTATCGCAATCGAATTTACAATAACATAA
- a CDS encoding LysR family transcriptional regulator — MEMRHVKTFCAIVKHGSFSKAAHALGYAQSTITAHMKVLENDLHIPLFDRLGKKVLLTKAGHQFHPYALELLAIYEKAQEIPQNTDHLEGTLSITSNESLAVYRLPQLLRTYKQKNPKVNIILETSTNEQAFQKLREGETDVVFIIGESIEHNDFITRTFSNETFGWILPPHYSTQSNPFCLLKDTQFIFTEQSCGYRPMVDHFLRQSGNIPAKTFETSNVEVIKQSVMCELGISILPYIVVQESCQKEQLSFQPIETPTVIQSHVIYHKSRWISPVIQSFLSLLKVMKV, encoded by the coding sequence ATGGAAATGAGACATGTTAAAACATTTTGTGCGATTGTGAAGCACGGTAGTTTTTCTAAAGCTGCTCATGCATTAGGTTATGCGCAATCTACTATTACAGCGCATATGAAAGTATTAGAGAATGATTTACATATTCCTCTTTTCGATCGGTTAGGGAAAAAAGTACTTCTTACAAAAGCAGGTCATCAATTTCATCCTTATGCTTTAGAATTACTTGCTATTTATGAAAAAGCGCAAGAAATCCCTCAAAATACCGATCATTTAGAAGGTACATTGAGTATTACATCTAACGAATCATTAGCAGTATATCGTTTACCACAATTATTACGTACCTACAAACAGAAAAATCCGAAAGTAAATATCATACTTGAAACAAGCACAAATGAACAAGCATTTCAAAAATTACGTGAAGGAGAAACAGATGTTGTCTTCATAATTGGAGAAAGTATTGAACATAATGATTTTATTACGCGTACATTTAGTAATGAAACATTTGGATGGATTTTACCGCCCCATTATTCTACACAATCTAATCCGTTTTGTTTATTAAAGGATACTCAGTTTATTTTTACCGAACAAAGCTGCGGCTATAGACCAATGGTAGATCATTTTTTACGGCAAAGCGGGAATATTCCAGCTAAAACATTTGAAACTTCCAACGTTGAAGTCATTAAACAATCCGTTATGTGTGAGTTAGGAATTTCAATTCTTCCTTACATCGTTGTACAAGAAAGTTGTCAAAAAGAGCAACTCAGTTTTCAGCCTATCGAAACTCCAACAGTTATTCAAAGCCATGTAATCTATCATAAATCTAGATGGATTTCACCTGTAATACAGTCGTTTCTTTCACTATTAAAAGTGATGAAAGTATAA
- a CDS encoding LysR family transcriptional regulator codes for MIQIELRQLEYFLAVSKELHFTKAAEKLNISQPSLSQQIRALEHDVGMPLFDRIGKKISLTDAGRILLLHSKTIFHEVEQARSAIQDLNGLQQGSLTIGSLLTVVNYLLPPAIINFNNLYPNIELSVLGLRTGDIREKLLQNELDIGITFLPVQDKEIISTPLYKSELTLVVPTGHPLAEHDHVSIAELQNYPLILLPINFFLTELITSHCQKFNFKPKPILEISTMESLIQMISKGMGITVLPKPYIDFLQNKNIQTVKLRNPTPTIEIGLIYRKDKYMCAATREFIKQLKLTVHSLQN; via the coding sequence GTGATCCAAATCGAATTACGACAACTTGAATATTTTTTAGCTGTTTCAAAAGAATTGCATTTCACAAAAGCAGCTGAGAAATTAAATATTTCACAGCCTTCACTAAGTCAGCAAATACGTGCTTTAGAACATGACGTAGGAATGCCGCTTTTCGATCGTATTGGTAAAAAAATATCTTTAACTGACGCTGGAAGGATTTTATTATTACATAGTAAAACCATTTTTCATGAAGTCGAACAAGCTCGTTCTGCTATTCAAGATTTAAACGGATTACAGCAAGGTTCCTTAACAATTGGATCATTGTTAACCGTCGTGAATTACTTACTACCACCAGCTATTATAAATTTTAATAATTTATATCCCAATATAGAACTTTCTGTATTAGGGCTTCGCACAGGAGATATTCGTGAAAAATTATTACAAAACGAACTAGATATTGGCATTACATTTCTCCCGGTACAAGATAAAGAGATTATTTCTACCCCTCTATACAAAAGTGAACTTACATTAGTCGTACCAACCGGTCATCCATTAGCTGAACATGATCATGTATCTATTGCTGAATTACAGAACTACCCTTTAATTCTATTACCTATAAATTTCTTTTTAACCGAATTAATTACATCTCATTGTCAAAAATTCAACTTTAAACCAAAACCAATTTTAGAAATTAGTACAATGGAATCTTTAATCCAAATGATTTCAAAAGGAATGGGAATTACAGTGTTACCAAAACCATATATAGACTTTTTACAAAACAAAAACATTCAAACTGTAAAATTAAGAAATCCTACTCCGACTATAGAAATAGGGCTTATTTATAGAAAAGATAAATATATGTGTGCTGCAACTCGAGAATTCATTAAGCAATTGAAACTAACCGTACATTCTTTACAAAATTAA
- a CDS encoding MOSC domain-containing protein, with the protein MTNEYQILSLNIGLPKEVTYGGKVIHTGINKKEVKEPVFLSFVKFNGDGQADLVHHGGVDKAVCVYTGDHYPYWEKELNQELIYGAFGENITISGMCEEDVCIGDTFQMGEAIVQVTQPRQPCFKLAKKYNIPKLPIYFQETGYTGFYFRVLKEGWVSPVDTLKLLKSNPHGVTVAFANRIMHKEKQNMEGLKRILEVNELSNSWRNTFEKRMRGEEINTKERLEGKK; encoded by the coding sequence ATGACAAATGAATATCAAATATTATCTTTAAATATAGGATTACCAAAAGAGGTTACGTACGGTGGAAAGGTAATTCATACAGGTATTAATAAAAAAGAAGTAAAGGAACCAGTATTTTTATCCTTTGTAAAATTTAATGGAGATGGGCAAGCGGACTTAGTCCATCATGGAGGAGTAGATAAAGCAGTTTGTGTTTATACTGGTGACCACTATCCATACTGGGAAAAAGAGTTGAATCAAGAACTTATATATGGAGCATTCGGAGAAAATATAACAATAAGCGGTATGTGTGAAGAGGATGTTTGTATTGGTGATACATTTCAAATGGGAGAAGCAATTGTACAAGTAACGCAGCCAAGACAACCTTGTTTTAAATTAGCTAAGAAATACAATATTCCAAAGTTACCAATATATTTTCAAGAAACAGGATATACAGGGTTTTATTTTCGCGTATTAAAAGAAGGTTGGGTATCACCTGTTGATACTTTAAAGCTACTAAAGTCTAATCCACATGGTGTTACAGTAGCATTTGCTAATCGTATCATGCATAAAGAAAAACAAAATATGGAAGGGCTAAAAAGGATCTTAGAAGTAAATGAGCTTTCTAATAGTTGGAGAAATACATTTGAAAAGAGAATGAGAGGAGAAGAAATTAATACGAAGGAAAGGCTAGAAGGAAAAAAATAA
- a CDS encoding DUF1349 domain-containing protein, which produces MKISHIPEHIEQLTIMNVPEYYKLNDNHVFIVRSKPETDFWLKTHYGFEVMNGHVFYTEMMTDFQAEVQLRMNPNSKFDQAGLFVMISEKCWLKTSLEYIPDGPSHLGAVVTNNGYSDWSTQDFPTESATQQLRFRIVRKRGDYTIYVKKIHQWEQIRIAHLMEDIGNEPVKIGFYMCSPSKNNGFETEFLDFTTEKI; this is translated from the coding sequence ATGAAAATATCACATATACCAGAACATATTGAGCAACTTACTATAATGAATGTACCTGAATATTATAAGCTTAATGACAATCATGTGTTTATTGTCCGCTCGAAACCCGAAACAGATTTTTGGCTTAAAACACATTATGGTTTTGAAGTAATGAATGGTCATGTGTTTTATACTGAGATGATGACAGACTTTCAAGCTGAAGTTCAATTGCGTATGAATCCAAATTCAAAATTCGATCAAGCTGGTCTTTTTGTTATGATTTCGGAAAAGTGTTGGTTGAAAACTTCATTAGAATATATTCCAGATGGTCCATCTCATTTAGGAGCTGTCGTAACGAATAATGGATATTCAGATTGGTCAACACAAGACTTTCCAACAGAATCAGCTACCCAACAACTTCGTTTTCGAATTGTTCGTAAACGTGGTGATTATACAATATATGTGAAAAAGATCCATCAATGGGAACAAATAAGAATCGCTCATTTGATGGAGGATATAGGAAATGAGCCTGTTAAAATAGGTTTTTACATGTGTAGTCCTTCTAAAAACAATGGATTTGAGACTGAGTTTTTAGATTTTACAACTGAAAAAATATAG
- a CDS encoding DUF3956 domain-containing protein — protein MDSCVVFVNGQPFLVLSVAGIEIARLEISLQVALALRVLGIPICD, from the coding sequence ATGGATAGTTGCGTTGTGTTTGTAAACGGACAACCTTTTTTAGTTCTTTCAGTAGCTGGTATCGAAATTGCTAGATTAGAGATTTCTCTTCAAGTAGCATTAGCTTTAAGAGTGCTTGGAATACCAATCTGCGATTAA
- a CDS encoding aspartate-semialdehyde dehydrogenase: MIKKGYHVAVVGATGAVGQKIIELLQKETKFNIAEITLLSSQRSAGKVVQFKGREIIIQEAKTTSFEGVDIAFFSAGGEVSRQFVNHAVSSGAIVIDNTSEYRMAHDVPLVVPEVNAHTLKEHKGIIAVPNCSALQMVTALQPIRKAFGLERIIVSTYQAVSGSGIHAIHELKQQAKSILAGEEVKSTILPVKKDKKHYPIAFNVLPQVDIFTDNDFTFEEVKMMQETKKILEDPNLKMAATCVRVPVVSGHSESVYIELDKEATVAEIREVLLDAPGVILQDNISEQLYPMPLYAEGKIDTFVGRIRKDPDTPNGFHLWIVSDNLLKGAAWNSVQIAETMVAEGII, from the coding sequence ATGATCAAAAAGGGCTATCATGTAGCTGTAGTTGGGGCTACAGGTGCAGTAGGGCAGAAAATTATTGAACTGTTACAGAAAGAAACTAAATTTAATATAGCTGAAATTACATTGCTTTCATCACAACGATCCGCTGGTAAGGTAGTACAATTTAAAGGGCGAGAGATAATAATACAAGAGGCAAAAACAACTAGCTTTGAAGGTGTAGATATTGCCTTTTTCAGCGCTGGAGGAGAAGTTTCTAGGCAATTTGTTAATCATGCAGTCTCTAGTGGTGCCATCGTAATTGACAACACGAGTGAATACCGAATGGCACATGATGTACCGCTCGTCGTTCCAGAAGTAAATGCACACACTTTAAAGGAGCATAAAGGTATTATAGCAGTTCCGAATTGTTCAGCATTACAGATGGTAACAGCACTTCAGCCAATACGAAAAGCATTCGGATTGGAACGAATTATTGTTTCCACATATCAAGCTGTGTCAGGTTCAGGAATTCATGCGATTCATGAACTAAAACAGCAGGCTAAGTCAATACTTGCAGGTGAAGAGGTTAAGAGTACTATATTACCAGTGAAGAAAGATAAAAAGCATTATCCAATTGCGTTTAATGTACTACCTCAAGTAGATATATTTACAGATAATGATTTCACATTTGAAGAAGTAAAAATGATGCAAGAAACGAAGAAAATTTTAGAAGATCCCAATTTGAAAATGGCAGCTACTTGTGTGCGTGTTCCAGTCGTATCAGGACATTCAGAATCAGTTTATATTGAACTTGACAAAGAAGCAACTGTTGCAGAAATAAGAGAAGTGTTGCTGGATGCACCAGGTGTTATACTGCAGGATAACATCAGTGAACAGCTGTATCCAATGCCATTATATGCAGAAGGAAAAATAGATACATTTGTCGGTAGAATTAGAAAAGATCCTGATACACCAAACGGATTTCATCTTTGGATCGTTTCCGATAACTTATTAAAAGGTGCAGCGTGGAACTCAGTTCAAATTGCAGAAACGATGGTGGCAGAGGGAATCATTTAG